A portion of the Bulleidia sp. zg-1006 genome contains these proteins:
- a CDS encoding energy-coupled thiamine transporter ThiT, with protein sequence MQRDKVKFLTYVAMYIALYVVLKFVGNLIPFLKMPQGGSIELELIALFMASYHLGFQAGVLVAGLSWLITFMLGIEMWFVHPVQILLDYVLPLGIIGLASVFPKKYGLAIVLPMLIKYGSQVLSGVYYWPPKNEAAGSTAAWIFSLNYNAWYNLATLVICLLVVPLLWTRIQRLVK encoded by the coding sequence ATGCAGAGAGATAAGGTTAAGTTTTTGACGTATGTGGCGATGTATATTGCTTTGTATGTTGTTTTGAAGTTTGTGGGGAATTTAATTCCTTTCCTAAAGATGCCACAAGGTGGAAGTATTGAACTTGAATTAATAGCGTTGTTTATGGCTAGTTATCATTTAGGTTTCCAAGCCGGTGTTTTAGTGGCCGGTTTATCTTGGTTGATTACATTTATGCTGGGAATAGAAATGTGGTTTGTTCATCCGGTACAAATTCTTTTAGACTATGTTTTGCCATTGGGTATTATTGGTCTGGCAAGTGTATTTCCTAAGAAATATGGATTGGCTATTGTGTTACCAATGTTGATTAAATATGGTTCTCAAGTTTTATCGGGTGTTTACTATTGGCCACCTAAAAATGAAGCGGCCGGTTCAACCGCGGCGTGGATTTTTTCTTTGAATTATAACGCTTGGTACAATCTGGCAACACTGGTGATTTGTTTGTTGGTGGTACCGTTGTTATGGACTAGGATTCAAAGACTAGTGAAATAA
- a CDS encoding HAD family hydrolase encodes MNRKIIFLDVDGTLYSPVIGGTPKSALEAIELAKKAGHKVLLCTGRSLAGATKYLHFPVDGFIFGTGASVYVDGKHIYDNPLSKTQLKTLMKQVEDLDIPYILEAAAGIYGDKVGYDYIVNYYGGNTADEEKRLKVIRDNNIYHFDYLDENESIYKLCIFLRNLDQMKDLEEKIEEPFVLTLSAFEPNHQLYIVEITNGLETKATGIQKVMDYFGLGKEDAIGIGDSANDIPMLDYCGLAIAMGNGAEEAKEHADFITRDILDDGIYYAFQHFHLMEEMK; translated from the coding sequence ATGAACAGGAAAATTATATTTTTAGATGTGGATGGTACATTGTATTCACCGGTGATTGGTGGAACTCCGAAATCAGCGCTTGAAGCGATTGAATTGGCGAAGAAAGCAGGGCATAAAGTTCTTTTATGTACAGGAAGAAGCTTAGCTGGCGCAACGAAATATTTACATTTTCCAGTGGATGGTTTTATTTTTGGGACCGGTGCTTCGGTGTATGTGGATGGGAAACATATTTACGATAATCCACTTTCAAAAACACAGCTTAAAACTCTTATGAAACAAGTAGAAGACTTAGATATTCCTTATATACTAGAAGCGGCGGCCGGTATTTATGGGGATAAAGTGGGCTATGATTATATTGTGAATTATTACGGCGGAAATACAGCTGATGAAGAAAAGCGCTTGAAGGTCATTCGTGATAATAACATTTATCATTTTGATTATTTGGATGAGAATGAAAGTATTTATAAGCTATGCATCTTTTTGCGGAATTTAGATCAAATGAAAGATTTAGAAGAAAAGATAGAAGAACCCTTTGTGCTAACCTTATCAGCCTTTGAACCAAATCATCAGTTGTATATTGTTGAAATCACCAATGGCTTAGAAACCAAAGCAACCGGTATTCAAAAGGTCATGGATTATTTTGGACTTGGCAAAGAAGATGCGATTGGTATTGGTGATAGTGCGAATGATATTCCGATGTTGGATTATTGTGGTTTGGCGATTGCGATGGGGAATGGTGCTGAAGAGGCAAAAGAACACGCTGATTTTATTACAAGAGATATTTTAGATGATGGTATCTATTATGCTTTTCAGCATTTTCATTTAATGGAGGAAATGAAATGA
- a CDS encoding amino acid ABC transporter permease, translating into MNQQMWDILSASFWPILKAGLTVTLPLSILSFFFGLIIAILAALVQYAKVPILKKLVRVYVWLIRGTPLLVQLMIIFYGLPLIGIHSNPFIAATVSFSICEGAYMSETIRGALESIPHGQSEAGYCVGMNFWQVMWYIVLPQAFRTAFPALSNSLISLVKDSSLAAHITVVEMFMTTQRFAGKYYIFMPLYIEVALLYLVFCTVITFLQSRIEKRLSRYERKEA; encoded by the coding sequence ATGAATCAACAGATGTGGGATATTTTGTCAGCATCATTTTGGCCAATTTTAAAGGCCGGTTTAACAGTAACGTTACCACTGTCTATTCTATCTTTTTTCTTTGGTTTGATTATCGCTATTTTAGCAGCGTTGGTTCAATACGCAAAAGTTCCAATCTTAAAGAAATTAGTTCGTGTTTATGTTTGGCTAATTCGAGGAACCCCTTTATTAGTGCAATTGATGATTATTTTTTATGGTTTACCACTAATTGGTATTCATAGTAATCCCTTCATCGCGGCAACGGTTAGTTTTTCTATTTGTGAAGGTGCTTATATGTCCGAAACCATTCGTGGTGCTTTAGAAAGTATTCCTCACGGTCAAAGTGAAGCCGGTTATTGTGTGGGTATGAATTTTTGGCAAGTTATGTGGTATATTGTATTGCCCCAAGCTTTTCGTACAGCGTTTCCTGCTTTATCCAACTCCTTGATTTCGTTGGTCAAAGATTCTTCTTTGGCGGCGCATATCACCGTTGTAGAAATGTTTATGACAACGCAACGCTTTGCGGGTAAGTATTATATCTTTATGCCTCTTTATATAGAAGTAGCACTTCTCTATTTAGTATTCTGTACGGTTATTACTTTCCTACAATCAAGAATCGAAAAGAGACTTTCTCGCTATGAAAGAAAGGAGGCTTAA
- a CDS encoding transporter substrate-binding domain-containing protein: MKNMVKLVMSAILSLSLVACGTKTSNANKDNSLQKVKDAGVLKVGLEGNWKPFSYHDDKDQLLGYDVEVAQNIAKKLGVKAEFKEAAWDGLLTGLSTGVYDVVVNGVDVTEDRKQAFDMSDAYAYDRIDLVVKEGTTNIKSFEDLKNKKATNSTGSTYATIAEKYGAKVSNVPTLAETMQLVLNGTADATINADTSVNDYLNTTGEKKLKVIAQLPDITEYAIPMKKGHDSLREAVNQALKELREDGTLATLSKKYFGKDLTNK; the protein is encoded by the coding sequence ATGAAAAACATGGTTAAGTTAGTGATGAGTGCTATTTTATCCTTAAGCTTGGTGGCTTGTGGAACGAAAACAAGTAATGCAAACAAGGACAATTCCTTACAGAAGGTAAAGGATGCGGGTGTTTTAAAAGTTGGTTTAGAAGGAAATTGGAAACCTTTTTCTTATCATGATGATAAAGACCAATTGCTTGGTTATGATGTGGAAGTAGCACAAAATATTGCGAAGAAGTTAGGTGTCAAAGCGGAGTTTAAAGAAGCGGCGTGGGATGGCTTATTAACCGGTTTATCCACAGGTGTGTATGATGTGGTCGTAAATGGTGTGGATGTGACGGAAGATCGTAAACAAGCCTTTGATATGAGTGATGCGTATGCTTATGACCGTATTGATTTGGTTGTAAAAGAAGGAACAACAAATATTAAAAGCTTTGAAGATTTAAAGAATAAGAAAGCAACGAATTCAACAGGTTCCACTTACGCAACGATTGCGGAAAAATATGGGGCTAAGGTTTCTAATGTACCTACTTTAGCGGAAACGATGCAACTGGTGTTAAATGGGACAGCTGATGCGACCATCAATGCGGATACTTCGGTGAATGATTATTTAAATACAACGGGTGAAAAGAAGTTGAAGGTTATTGCCCAATTACCGGATATTACAGAATATGCTATTCCAATGAAAAAGGGTCATGATTCCTTAAGGGAGGCAGTCAATCAAGCGTTAAAGGAATTAAGAGAAGATGGCACTTTAGCCACTTTATCAAAGAAGTATTTTGGTAAAGATTTAACAAATAAGTAA
- the pflA gene encoding pyruvate formate-lyase-activating protein encodes MTKGYIHSFESFGAVDGPGVRFIVFMQGCPMRCLYCHNPETWKFKQGMEMSAEEVFRKAVRYRSYWKNGGGITVSGGEALVQMDFLIELFEICQKYHIHTTLDTSGNPYTTESEWYAKFERLMQVTDLVLLDIKEMNPVIHKKLTGWSNENILALAKDLSNRKIPVWIRHVLVPGITANDEDLIQLKSFIDTLENVERVEILPYHAMAKVEYEHLGIPYPIPDTPQPTVEEVLHAEKLLGIQK; translated from the coding sequence ATGACAAAAGGCTATATTCATTCTTTTGAAAGCTTTGGTGCTGTGGATGGACCGGGGGTTCGCTTTATTGTCTTTATGCAAGGCTGCCCAATGCGTTGTTTATATTGTCATAATCCGGAGACTTGGAAGTTTAAACAAGGAATGGAAATGAGTGCAGAGGAAGTGTTCCGGAAAGCCGTTCGGTATCGTTCTTATTGGAAAAATGGAGGCGGTATTACAGTATCCGGTGGAGAAGCTTTGGTTCAAATGGATTTCTTAATTGAATTGTTTGAAATTTGTCAGAAATATCATATTCATACGACTTTAGACACTTCCGGTAATCCTTATACAACGGAATCTGAATGGTACGCCAAGTTTGAACGTTTGATGCAGGTGACGGATTTGGTTTTATTGGATATCAAAGAAATGAATCCGGTTATTCATAAGAAATTAACAGGTTGGTCAAATGAAAATATTTTGGCATTGGCAAAGGATTTAAGTAATCGAAAGATACCGGTATGGATTAGACATGTATTGGTGCCGGGTATTACAGCGAATGATGAAGATTTAATTCAGTTAAAGAGCTTTATTGATACACTTGAAAACGTGGAAAGGGTAGAAATACTCCCTTATCACGCCATGGCAAAAGTGGAATATGAACATCTCGGTATTCCTTATCCTATCCCTGATACCCCGCAACCAACGGTAGAGGAAGTGCTACATGCTGAAAAGCTATTAGGTATTCAAAAATAA
- a CDS encoding type II toxin-antitoxin system RelE/ParE family toxin, producing MEHYKILVSETYHRDLKGIIHYISHNLDAPFTASDLLDEIESTVSALSTIPHRYGLVDDAYLHRKEFRKCLVKNYIIFYKVHEESKTVMVHRILHARQN from the coding sequence ATGGAACACTATAAGATACTTGTTTCTGAAACCTATCACAGAGACCTAAAAGGTATAATTCATTATATTTCCCACAATTTAGATGCACCGTTTACTGCATCTGACTTACTTGACGAGATAGAATCTACTGTTTCTGCTCTATCTACCATACCTCATCGCTATGGATTGGTGGATGATGCCTATCTGCACCGTAAAGAGTTTAGAAAATGTCTTGTTAAGAATTACATCATTTTCTATAAAGTGCATGAAGAAAGTAAGACTGTAATGGTTCATCGAATTCTTCATGCAAGACAAAATTAG
- a CDS encoding amino acid ABC transporter ATP-binding protein translates to MAILTVKDIHKTYQENEVLKGIDLSVEKGEVISILGPSGSGKTTLLRCLNFLEIADKGTILFDEKEYEFTSITNQEKSQIRQKTGFVFQSYNLFANQTVLENVTLGLTTVRKMKKEEANKIGMELLKKVGMEDRWNYYPSRISGGQQQRVAIARALAPNPEIIYFDEPTSALDPELINEVLTVMKELAKEGRTMVVVTHEMNFAKEVSNRVIFMEHGRIVEQGTAEEMFEHPKEKRTQEFLKKKEGSV, encoded by the coding sequence ATGGCTATACTAACGGTCAAAGATATCCATAAAACCTATCAAGAAAATGAAGTATTAAAAGGCATTGATTTATCAGTGGAAAAAGGAGAGGTCATTTCAATTCTAGGACCATCCGGATCCGGAAAGACAACGCTACTCCGTTGCTTAAATTTTTTAGAAATAGCCGATAAGGGTACCATTCTATTTGATGAAAAGGAATATGAGTTTACTTCCATTACAAATCAAGAAAAAAGCCAAATTCGTCAAAAGACGGGCTTTGTGTTTCAATCTTATAATCTATTCGCCAATCAAACGGTATTAGAAAATGTGACTTTAGGATTAACAACAGTCCGTAAAATGAAAAAAGAAGAAGCGAATAAAATTGGTATGGAATTATTAAAAAAAGTAGGTATGGAAGATCGGTGGAATTATTATCCATCCCGTATATCCGGCGGTCAACAACAGCGCGTGGCGATTGCTCGTGCTTTAGCACCAAATCCGGAAATCATCTATTTCGATGAACCGACCAGTGCTTTGGATCCGGAATTAATTAATGAAGTATTAACGGTTATGAAAGAGTTGGCGAAAGAGGGAAGAACCATGGTTGTGGTCACGCATGAAATGAATTTTGCGAAAGAAGTTTCTAACCGAGTTATTTTCATGGAACATGGAAGAATCGTGGAACAGGGGACGGCGGAAGAAATGTTTGAACATCCAAAAGAGAAAAGAACGCAAGAGTTCTTAAAAAAGAAAGAGGGAAGTGTATGA
- a CDS encoding type II toxin-antitoxin system Phd/YefM family antitoxin produces MINIRPVSDLRNKFPEIEETVLGSNAPVFLTKNGYGTMVLMSVEQYSALTDDVERKLDEADTFAASSSTRLSKTEVFNKVKSSIDEQANL; encoded by the coding sequence ATGATTAATATTCGTCCGGTTTCTGACTTAAGAAATAAATTCCCTGAAATAGAAGAAACTGTTTTAGGCTCAAACGCACCTGTATTTCTTACCAAAAACGGCTATGGAACAATGGTGCTAATGAGCGTTGAACAATATTCTGCACTTACTGATGATGTTGAAAGAAAGCTTGATGAAGCAGACACTTTTGCTGCAAGCTCTTCCACCAGACTATCAAAAACGGAAGTCTTTAATAAAGTAAAGAGCAGTATTGATGAACAGGCGAACCTATAA
- a CDS encoding type II toxin-antitoxin system RelE/ParE family toxin translates to MNRRTYKLTFLPLFEKDLLKITDYITNTLQNPGAAHRLVDDIELAIVKRLEMPLSFVPYQSSKIRKHPYYRINVRNFSIFYVIIDDTMEVRRLLYSKRNIDELLK, encoded by the coding sequence ATGAACAGGCGAACCTATAAATTAACTTTTCTTCCGTTATTTGAAAAAGATTTACTTAAAATCACTGATTATATAACCAATACTTTACAAAATCCCGGTGCAGCTCACCGTTTAGTTGATGATATAGAACTTGCAATTGTTAAAAGACTTGAAATGCCTCTTAGCTTTGTTCCCTATCAATCGTCAAAGATTAGGAAGCATCCTTACTACAGAATCAATGTAAGAAACTTCTCCATTTTTTATGTCATAATTGATGACACTATGGAAGTGCGTAGACTTCTATATTCAAAACGAAATATTGATGAACTGTTGAAATAA
- a CDS encoding Gfo/Idh/MocA family protein, giving the protein MKLGIVGSGKVVDMVLSAGVQEVVEVPLLYCRNEEKGRLLQMNYGMEIGHDYDAFLATKQIDTVYIGLPNALHYEFAKKALLAHKNVILEKPFTSTLEQAKELIDLAKQAKHFLFEAILTRYSTHLEELKNALKEIGHIQTVCLDFQQRSSRYDAYLNHEVAPTFNPKLDGGALMDINIYNVHFAIQLWGKPRSYRYEKEIGWNGIDVRGIVYLEYPDFIVECIGSKKNDVPPCQKITGQFGSIEIEHRPGDLHEIHIKKDGIEEVVGKEAENIFRNEFSQIQKVIDAKNFEQSGEWLKDSLNVMEVIEKLRHS; this is encoded by the coding sequence ATGAAACTTGGAATTGTAGGTTCCGGTAAAGTTGTGGATATGGTTTTAAGTGCCGGTGTTCAAGAAGTGGTGGAAGTACCTTTGTTGTATTGCCGAAATGAAGAAAAAGGAAGACTTCTTCAAATGAATTATGGTATGGAAATAGGTCATGATTATGATGCTTTTCTAGCCACCAAGCAGATAGACACCGTGTATATTGGTTTACCCAATGCCCTTCATTATGAATTTGCGAAAAAAGCATTATTGGCTCATAAAAATGTTATCTTAGAAAAACCATTCACCTCTACCTTAGAACAAGCCAAAGAATTAATTGACTTAGCTAAACAAGCCAAACATTTTTTGTTTGAAGCTATTTTAACCAGATATTCGACTCATTTAGAAGAATTGAAGAATGCCTTGAAAGAAATCGGGCATATTCAAACTGTTTGTTTGGATTTTCAACAACGTTCCTCTCGTTATGATGCTTATTTAAATCATGAAGTAGCGCCGACCTTTAATCCAAAATTAGATGGTGGAGCTTTGATGGACATCAATATTTATAATGTACATTTTGCGATTCAGCTATGGGGAAAACCGAGGTCGTATCGTTATGAAAAAGAAATAGGTTGGAATGGTATTGATGTTCGAGGAATCGTTTATTTGGAATATCCCGACTTTATAGTTGAGTGTATTGGCTCGAAGAAAAATGATGTCCCTCCTTGTCAAAAAATAACGGGGCAATTTGGAAGTATTGAAATTGAGCATCGACCGGGTGATTTGCATGAAATTCATATAAAGAAAGATGGCATTGAAGAAGTTGTTGGTAAAGAGGCTGAAAACATATTTCGAAATGAATTTTCACAGATACAAAAGGTCATCGATGCCAAGAATTTTGAACAGTCAGGAGAATGGTTAAAGGATAGCTTAAATGTGATGGAAGTGATTGAAAAATTACGCCATTCTTAA
- a CDS encoding DUF2892 domain-containing protein: MKKNTSVLTIIGIVLGVIALLTSFIPIINNGSFILGAFGLILSAVGFFRSQKKVVSLVSIIICVVACGLVLSNQASLSKSIDDVSKNLSGKNTEELLEKNVDVEIGKFSVKKEFFMSKPILPITVKNKSDEKKSYHIEIEAVDQKGVRIEKDSVYANDLKAKQSGKYEAFEFVSSDKLPVLEKATFKILSISMY; encoded by the coding sequence ATGAAGAAAAATACAAGTGTACTTACTATTATTGGTATCGTATTAGGGGTCATTGCCTTGCTTACCTCTTTCATTCCAATCATCAACAACGGTTCATTCATTTTAGGGGCTTTTGGTTTAATTTTATCAGCTGTCGGCTTTTTCCGAAGTCAAAAGAAGGTTGTCTCTTTGGTTTCCATTATTATCTGCGTTGTTGCTTGTGGTCTGGTATTAAGCAACCAAGCTTCTCTATCGAAATCCATCGATGATGTTTCTAAAAATCTATCTGGAAAAAATACCGAAGAATTATTAGAAAAAAATGTGGATGTGGAAATTGGTAAATTTTCTGTCAAAAAAGAATTTTTTATGTCTAAACCGATTCTGCCAATTACTGTCAAAAATAAGTCCGATGAGAAAAAATCTTATCATATCGAGATTGAAGCGGTGGATCAAAAAGGAGTACGTATTGAAAAAGATTCTGTTTATGCGAACGATTTAAAAGCCAAACAATCCGGCAAGTACGAAGCCTTTGAATTTGTTTCTAGTGATAAATTACCGGTCCTAGAAAAAGCTACCTTTAAAATTCTTTCCATTAGTATGTACTAA
- a CDS encoding DUF4097 family beta strand repeat-containing protein, translating into MTKQEYLHALKDYLNDYPNEDQAEILQSFENHIDESLAQGKTMDEIVKELGNIEDMFLDQPQTKKTGFSDFVKTAIEKTTPFLKDMNFRWLSDEEICFEETDSFPCSKATEIFISGDYFDVDVEEGESVSYSYKAYTSKHSKKQAVFTKNLNGDVVHFNSKHGHGTLLITLPSSIHHLNIQTQSGNINLSNLKVDELQLNSKASDIILDDLRYQNAYFHLAAGDVELNDCIMGKTSIETLAGDIDVNSCSGDLALSALAGAVDINHSQGSFLKINTKAGDVDVSGDYPKADIRCTAGDIDLELFRIENYEIKSSTGDIQVNCSQHDFETRAESQMGDMNIAHYQGNGRLYIKSTTGDIDVK; encoded by the coding sequence ATGACCAAACAAGAATATTTACATGCTTTAAAAGATTACCTAAACGATTACCCTAATGAAGATCAAGCAGAAATTTTACAATCTTTTGAAAATCACATTGATGAATCATTAGCTCAAGGGAAAACCATGGATGAGATTGTCAAGGAATTAGGCAATATTGAAGATATGTTCTTAGATCAACCACAAACTAAAAAAACCGGCTTTTCTGATTTCGTTAAGACAGCCATTGAGAAAACTACACCTTTCCTAAAAGATATGAATTTTAGATGGCTTTCTGATGAAGAAATTTGTTTTGAAGAGACGGATTCCTTTCCTTGTTCAAAAGCAACTGAAATTTTCATCTCCGGTGATTATTTCGACGTTGATGTAGAAGAGGGTGAAAGTGTTTCTTATTCCTATAAAGCTTACACATCAAAACATTCTAAAAAACAGGCTGTTTTCACAAAGAATCTCAATGGTGATGTGGTTCATTTTAACTCCAAACATGGTCATGGCACCCTTTTGATTACCTTACCATCATCTATTCATCATCTCAATATTCAAACCCAATCCGGCAATATCAATCTTTCTAATCTTAAAGTGGATGAACTTCAATTAAATTCCAAAGCAAGCGATATTATCTTGGATGACCTTCGTTATCAAAACGCATACTTCCATTTGGCTGCCGGTGATGTGGAATTGAATGATTGTATCATGGGCAAAACATCCATTGAAACACTGGCTGGAGATATCGATGTGAATTCATGTTCCGGTGATTTAGCATTAAGCGCTTTGGCTGGTGCTGTGGATATTAACCATAGTCAAGGCTCCTTCTTAAAAATCAACACAAAGGCTGGCGATGTGGATGTTTCCGGTGATTATCCAAAAGCTGACATCCGTTGTACCGCCGGCGATATTGACTTGGAATTATTCCGTATTGAAAACTATGAAATTAAATCAAGCACAGGAGATATTCAGGTGAATTGTTCTCAGCACGACTTTGAAACTCGTGCTGAAAGTCAAATGGGGGATATGAATATTGCTCATTACCAAGGAAATGGTCGTTTGTACATTAAATCAACCACGGGGGATATTGATGTCAAATAA
- the pflB gene encoding formate C-acetyltransferase: MIDNQQWHGFEGRTWKEECNVRDFVQKNYHPYDGDESFLAEPSDATNKLWTRLQELQKEERNHGGVLDEEADVVSGLTAYGPGYIDESLKDLETVVGLQTDKPLKRAFMPYGGIKMAEEALKTYGFEPNPEFHKIFTEYHKTHNQAVFDAYTPEMRAARSSHIITGLPDTYGRGRIVGDYRRVALYGIDQLIAWKEEDKLNCGDGTMVDDVIRQREELSDQIKALKGMKEMAAVYGFDISKPAKDAKEACQWLYFGYLAAIKTQNGAAMSVGRISTFLDIYLERDLEAGILTEDQAQELIDHLVMKFRMVKFARVPAYNELFSGDPVWATLEVAGMGSDGRSLVTKNDFRFLHTLENMGPSPEPNLTVLYSSRLPETFRKYAAKISVNTSSIQYENDDVMRPEWGDDYSICCCVSATETGKEMQFFGARANLAKALLYAINGGVDEKSFKQVAPAYRPITSEYLDYDEVMQKYDVMLDWLAGLYVNILNLIQYMHDKYYYEAAEMALIDTDVRRTFATGIAGFSHVVDSLSAIKYAKVKTIRNEDGIVTEYETEGDFPKYGNDDDRADEIATWLLKSFIDKIKKHHTYRNSEATTSILTITSNVVYGKFTGNMPDGRKAWTPLAPGANPSYGAEQNGLLASLNSLTKLPYHWALDGISNTQTMNPSALGHSEEERKENLVHVLDGYFDQGAHHLNVNVFGKEKLLDAMENPDKPEYANFTIRVSGYAVKFISLTREQQLDVISRTFHDHM, encoded by the coding sequence ATGATTGATAATCAACAATGGCATGGATTTGAAGGTCGTACATGGAAAGAAGAATGTAATGTGCGTGACTTCGTCCAGAAGAATTACCATCCATACGATGGTGATGAGTCTTTCTTAGCAGAACCAAGCGATGCTACGAATAAGTTATGGACTCGTTTACAAGAACTACAGAAGGAAGAAAGAAATCACGGTGGTGTGCTGGATGAAGAAGCGGATGTTGTTTCCGGTTTAACAGCTTATGGTCCGGGATATATCGATGAATCCTTGAAGGATTTAGAAACAGTGGTTGGTTTACAAACCGATAAGCCATTAAAGAGAGCCTTTATGCCTTATGGTGGTATTAAGATGGCAGAAGAAGCTTTGAAAACGTATGGCTTTGAACCTAATCCTGAATTCCACAAGATTTTTACAGAATATCATAAGACACACAATCAAGCGGTTTTTGATGCATACACACCAGAAATGAGAGCGGCTCGTAGTTCGCATATTATCACCGGTTTACCAGATACCTATGGTCGTGGTCGTATTGTTGGTGACTACCGTCGTGTTGCTTTATATGGTATTGACCAATTGATTGCTTGGAAGGAAGAAGATAAATTAAACTGTGGGGATGGAACCATGGTGGATGATGTTATTCGCCAAAGAGAAGAATTGTCTGATCAGATTAAAGCCTTAAAGGGCATGAAAGAAATGGCGGCTGTGTATGGCTTTGATATTTCTAAACCGGCTAAGGATGCTAAAGAAGCTTGCCAATGGTTATACTTTGGTTATTTAGCGGCTATTAAGACACAAAATGGGGCGGCGATGTCAGTTGGTCGTATTTCTACTTTCTTAGATATTTATTTAGAAAGAGATTTAGAAGCCGGCATCTTAACTGAAGATCAAGCACAAGAATTGATTGATCATCTGGTTATGAAGTTTCGCATGGTTAAGTTTGCTCGTGTTCCTGCGTATAATGAATTGTTCTCAGGGGATCCGGTGTGGGCAACCTTAGAAGTAGCCGGTATGGGTAGTGATGGTCGCTCTTTAGTAACAAAGAATGACTTCCGTTTCTTACATACATTAGAAAATATGGGACCTTCCCCGGAACCAAACTTAACGGTTCTTTACTCTTCTCGTTTACCGGAAACATTCCGTAAGTATGCGGCTAAGATTTCTGTGAACACTTCTTCGATTCAATATGAAAACGATGATGTGATGCGTCCGGAATGGGGCGATGATTACAGTATTTGTTGCTGTGTATCGGCTACGGAAACGGGTAAGGAAATGCAATTCTTCGGTGCTCGTGCAAACTTGGCGAAAGCTTTATTATACGCTATCAACGGTGGTGTGGATGAAAAGAGCTTTAAGCAAGTAGCACCTGCTTACCGTCCTATTACTTCGGAATACTTGGATTATGATGAAGTGATGCAGAAATACGATGTCATGTTAGACTGGTTAGCCGGTTTATATGTAAACATCTTAAACTTAATTCAATATATGCATGATAAGTACTACTATGAAGCCGCTGAAATGGCTTTGATTGATACCGATGTTCGCCGTACCTTTGCGACCGGTATTGCCGGTTTCTCTCATGTTGTGGATAGTTTGAGTGCTATTAAGTACGCTAAGGTAAAGACTATTCGTAATGAAGACGGCATTGTTACAGAATATGAAACAGAGGGTGATTTCCCTAAGTATGGTAATGATGATGATCGTGCGGATGAAATTGCGACTTGGTTATTAAAGAGTTTCATTGATAAGATTAAGAAGCACCATACGTATCGAAATTCTGAAGCAACGACTTCCATCTTAACCATTACTTCCAATGTGGTTTATGGTAAGTTCACCGGGAATATGCCGGATGGTCGTAAGGCTTGGACACCATTAGCTCCTGGTGCTAATCCATCTTATGGGGCTGAACAAAATGGTTTACTAGCTTCCTTGAATTCCTTAACAAAGCTACCTTATCACTGGGCATTGGATGGTATTTCCAACACCCAGACAATGAATCCAAGTGCTTTAGGTCATAGTGAAGAAGAAAGAAAAGAAAACTTAGTTCATGTCTTAGATGGTTACTTTGATCAAGGTGCTCATCACTTGAATGTGAATGTCTTTGGCAAAGAAAAACTATTGGATGCAATGGAAAATCCGGACAAGCCTGAATATGCTAACTTTACAATTCGTGTATCCGGCTATGCGGTTAAGTTCATTTCCTTAACTCGTGAACAACAATTGGATGTTATTTCTCGTACATTCCACGATCATATGTAA
- a CDS encoding type II toxin-antitoxin system Phd/YefM family antitoxin → MPNIKSSTDLRNNYNEISSFCHETGEPIFVTKNGRGDLVVMSIDLFNEFMGRYELYQLLDQSESDFTNGRTLTFDDSMKSLREGLKNGTL, encoded by the coding sequence GTGCCAAACATTAAATCAAGTACAGATTTACGTAATAATTACAATGAAATCTCTTCGTTTTGTCATGAAACAGGCGAACCTATCTTCGTTACCAAAAATGGTCGTGGAGACCTTGTTGTTATGAGCATTGATTTGTTCAATGAATTCATGGGAAGATATGAGCTATATCAACTTCTGGATCAAAGTGAATCTGATTTCACAAACGGTCGTACCCTAACTTTTGATGACTCCATGAAAAGTTTAAGGGAGGGACTAAAAAATGGAACACTATAA